CCTGCTGCCTCCCCAGCACCCTGAGGAGCTGCGTGGGCAAGGCCAGCCAGCCCCCGTGAGTGCTGTCGGGCGTGGGTGGGGCCCAGGGGAGCTCGCTTTGAACCCCTGACTCATCTCTCCCCACGCAGGCAGGGGCCAACCCCGAGGAAGGTGGGCCGGTTCTTCCCTTCTCTTGTGTAGCCTGCAGCAGTGGCTCCCTCgggacacagagctggcactggAGGAGGAGCAAACGCTGCAGGACCAGGCACCTGCCTGTGGGGTGACTGCCGGGCTcaatgctctgctctgcttccctggggactggggagcagagctggctctgtcCAGCTGTGGTGGCAGGGACACTACACTAGTGCTTGTACTTTGAATCAGGTTTGTATTAAACGTTTGCAGCAAAACacacctggctgtggctgctgtctgtcctgccctgctgctgtagGGTTGCGCTCACTGGAGCCTGGCTGTGCAGCAGACAGGAGCTGAGCAATGCTCCACAGAACCCGTGCTTTgggagggcaggcagagccccctCCCACCCTGCTGAAGCCCTGTTCTCCTGCTCTAGAGCCCTGGATGTGGGAGGCCcctctctgagcccagatgtTGGCCTCAAGTAATTGGAGCTGCTGCCGCTCAGGGCAGGACAACCTTAAAGTGTTTCCAGACTTCCTGGCACCTCGGTGGAGGCCTCTTTaactccttcctcccctccagCTCAGGCAGTGCTAGAGCTGCACAAAGCCCAAGCAGGCTGGgctgcacagctccttccctccaagaGGGGGAAGCAAGATCATGCTGGAATGGAATGATGTCCCAGGCAGGGCTTGTCCCCCAGATAACTCTGCAGAAGGGGCAACCAGGCAGAGGGAGTTTAGGGAAGAGGCATTACACAACAGGGATAAGAAATGCCCCTGTGCCACAATAAGCAGCCGATAAACCTTTGTCCCTACTAAAAACCAGACCAGATGGGGCACATGAGAGAAAATTCATGTGCAATCCTGAAAGCAAGTACTTTGGCTCAGTTTTCTCCAGTGCAGGAGTGTACACCAGAGGGCAAGGAAATTAACACATCCAAGGCAGAGGCAAAACTGAAGGAGTTTAATGTGCTTAAAGCAAAGGGAACAGCTAATCCCTGCCCAGGACCACAGGAGAACTGGCGCAGGAAGGCACAGGGCTAGGAGCAAGGATTTACTCCAAATCCATCAAACTGGGATGGTACTGGATGGATGGAGAATACCTAATACAGTGCCTTGCTGAAAATGAGAGGCATGATGATGGGGCCCTTGGTGGAGTGCAGGGCTTTAGCACAGAGTTCAAAACCAGGGAGGTAAAAGATAAAGGGCAGCATTGGTTACTGTAGACaatctgtgccaggctcaggagGAAACTGCCTTCCATAAAATCAGGTTTTTGAGGCAAGGTGAGTGCTAAATCTGTGCCACTTGTACATATGTAAGTTGATTGCTCTGGTGCCCAGAGGATGTGGCCGGTGACAAGGGGAGATATGCAGTGAGCCCCCCcaagctccagccatgctggtgtGAAGGAGGCTGTTGGCCCGCCAGGGTATCAGGGGCTTGATGCCCTCACTCTGAGCCCTGCCTAGGCAGCAGGCACAGGTCTCATCCTGACAAGAGCAGGCTTGGTagggctggcagctctcctGGCACGCACTGAGCCCAGGGGGCAGAGGTGGTACTGGGGGAAGGGGTGTTCTTGCAGCTTGCAAGCTCCCCCCAGGCCCAGCAGGCCCCCAGTCCGACCCAGCCCTCATGTGTGTGTGCCAGTGCCCTTAGgacagcctggcactgctgtttTCCCAGCAAtaggcaggagcccagctcagACTGTTGCAATCATGCTGAAATCATGAGCCTCAATCTGTTCCTGTGGGGTGAGCTGCCTACACATGACAGGCACATTCAAAGCTCCCAGGTCTTAGAGATGGGCCAAGACCTTCCAGGGAGTTGGAGACAGCAAATAGTGCAGGGATAGCCTGGTGAGGAGTGGCAAGGTGGTGCTGGTAGTGCCCTTTGGTGGAGAAACACACAAAGTTGGACCCAAGACACTGCAGGCAGCAAGTGCTCCCTGCATACACACACAGGCTTGTACCAGGGCCACGTACTGTCCCCAAAGCCTTCACCCTGGCCCAGGGCTGGTCCCTGGGCTGCAAGAGAAGCAGCATGCAAGGCTGATGCTCATCAGCTTTAATGTCTGTCTGGAGCAGTAGTCAGGCACTTGCAGGGCTCCTGGCCTGCACCTACCCCTCTGGTGGTGCTGAGAACCTCCCAGGATGTGAGGCCTCAGTGCAGGCTCTTCTTATGGAGCACAGCAGGGAGTAGGGGGCTGGTGCTGCCCGTGACTCACAGGATAATCTGGTTTTTGTAGCTTCGGCTCAGCTCCTTGTGAGGAAGGACAATGGAGTTGAGAATAACGACCTCAGCCgggatggtgacactgcagcctGGGAGGGGAAGGCAAAGGCTTTAGCTGgaggggagcagctgcctcgGTGAGCAGGCCCAGGGTGATTCCACACAGCAGCAACGTACCCAGGATTGTGATGGACGGCGTGAGGCGCCCGTCCCGGAACAGGGTCTCGCTGTCGATCTTGGCATAGGGATCGTTGGGGTTGGGGTCGCTGGGCGTCCCCTCCACCCGCGCCCAGCGCCCAATCGTGCTGTCCCAGCCCACAATGGTATTCAGGACACAGGTGTGGTCCTGGGGTAAAGGAGAGGGGAATGCAGGGTGCTGCTGGCTCCCTGCACCGGGGGGGGTTCAGCACTGACTCCCTCAGGCAAACCACTTACATGGAGCGAGGCACCGTGCAGGACGATGGACTCTCGCACGCGCACCCCGGCGCCCACCGTCACACCCTCCCCTATGGAGACGTTAGGGCCCAGCTGTGAGGACAGAGGCAGGTGATGAGGACAAGCACAGTGATGCCCTTGGCACCCCTgagcctgtcccagccccagggcctcCCCAGCCTGCACTCACCACTGCAGTGCTGTCGATGGAGGCTGTCGGGTGGATGTACACGTTCCCTGCAACACAAGGCAGTGGATTCAGGGGAGGCAGCCCAAGGAGCCCCTGCCTCTCAGATAAAGGGAGGTCCCACTGGTGGGTCCCACTGcctccccaggcagccccaAAAGCATTAGTGTGTCAGAATGGTACCTCGGATGACAGGGCCTCCAGGTTTGTTCTGGGCCAGTCTCTCTGGGTGGCTTTTGCTGTACTGGTTCAGGTAAAGGCGGCTGGCATAGatagcagagctggaggaggaaaagcagaagaTTGTTATTGTCACTCTGGTGCTACCAGGGCAGAGGAGGATCCAAAATCAGCACCACCCACGGCTCTGCCTGAGCACCCTGCACTCCCAGCCGTGATACTGATCACTCCCATCCCTGGTACAGATCACTCGATGCTCCTGctacagcagctccagcacttaCCCAGCTGACTTGATCTGGCTCCAGAAGCCATCAGTTTTGTAGACATAGAGtttgccactcccagccagggcGGTGAAAACGTCCTGCTCTAGTCGGATCACTTCTGCACGCTGCCAGCCATTGGAATTTTCCTCTCTGGAAGCAAGAGCCATGTTAGACACTCACCCCAGCCATGGCCTCACCCAAGGACCCCAGCAGACCTACCATCCCCAAATGCAGGGACTCTGACAATCCCAGATTCCCACCTAGCCATGTGCTTCTTCCCAAAAGTGGGGAGAGGgccagctgccaggctgggttgagac
The nucleotide sequence above comes from Zonotrichia albicollis isolate bZonAlb1 chromosome 10, bZonAlb1.hap1, whole genome shotgun sequence. Encoded proteins:
- the GMPPA gene encoding mannose-1-phosphate guanylyltransferase regulatory subunit alpha; this encodes MPLKAVILIGGPQKGTRFRPLSFEVPKPLFPVAGVPMVQHHIEACAKVPGMKEILLMGFYQPNEALSRFLVSAQQEFKVPIRYLQEYAALGTGGGIYHFRDQILSGGAEAFFVLNADVCSEFPLQEMLEFRQQHGDVHSFVILGTTANRTQALNYGCIVANASTQEVQHYVEKPSTFVSEIINCGIYLFTPAIFQHIGEVFQRNQQELALEENSNGWQRAEVIRLEQDVFTALAGSGKLYVYKTDGFWSQIKSAGSAIYASRLYLNQYSKSHPERLAQNKPGGPVIRGNVYIHPTASIDSTAVLGPNVSIGEGVTVGAGVRVRESIVLHGASLHDHTCVLNTIVGWDSTIGRWARVEGTPSDPNPNDPYAKIDSETLFRDGRLTPSITILGCSVTIPAEVVILNSIVLPHKELSRSYKNQIIL